agattttgccacacaataaatatttttagattaatttaatatgaaagggtAGAATGGTAAATGTTGATTCCTTGCATCTGGACGCATTGTTGGGAGAGAAAAATTGGGTTTCGATCTGAAAATCCCCAAAACAGAGAAGAAAACCTCTCAATCTCGACTGCAATTGAGCGGCGAGGCATCAATTGGGGAGTGCTGAAGAAGAGCTTATGCCCGCCGTGGGGGTGACGCGGCGCGGATGCGCCGGTGTGCGATTTCCGTCTCGAAACGTAGGGTGAAACGGAGTGGTGAAACAACAGAGGCTGTGGCAGCTGTGAATTGAGCTTGCAGCGATCATGTAGCGCATGTTTGAGCGCCGCCTGCGCCTGCGATTGCGCTGATATGACGGCGACGAGGTGGTGGCAGCTCGATCATGTCTCCGCCGGAAGAGCTGCCACAGCAGGGAGCCGGACGCCGTCGCCTAAAGTGACGGCAGACAAGCTGACGAAGTCGAAATCtaataatcaatcaattaacGCGGACGGCGAATTCAGCTTCGTGTTCAGGCAGCTCGAATCACGAGCGCGAATCTGAGGAGCGAGCCGTCGCCGTTCCGGACTTGGCGAGCGCTTGGAGGAGCTTCGACGAGTAGATTTGCTGCTGCGTCTCCGATTTCCATTCGATTGGTGAGTTTTGGTGCTGATCGTTATTTTCTGCTATATCGCGGCTATGGATTTTCTTCTTGTTCCGTCTCCTCATCGACGATCTACCGGAATTTAGTGCTGGATTCGCTGATAGGAGTGATGATGACATCTTATTAGCTGCTGCTTTTCAATGAATCCAAcgaatttgatttgaagattttgcaGCTGCAGATTCAACAATTAAAGATGAGACAAATTCAATACCACCGCCATATTATGGAATTGGATGAACTGATTTCAAAGATTGATTCATCAAAATTTGcttttgttataaaatttgaactttttgCAAGCTTGATTATTAATTCGTTTATGGAATTGAAAGTTTTAGGTTTAGATTATCAATTGTGTTGGAGTGAGGAATCAAGCTTAATCATAATGCACTCTAGGTGTTTGGTGATATTTCCTAATTGGGAATTAGTTGCTAAGAGTTAGattctcaattttaatgtcaactacgcacctataatgtcaactacatataggTGATCGGAGAAGGTGAAATGCTGATCGGAGATGGTGAACTTTGGGAGTATTTCACAAAAACAGGAACCCGAAAGCTCACTCTGCATGTCTGTTTAAATTTGGGAGTAAATCGTTTGATAGGGTGAGATGCACTTCAATTTTTGTTCTCATTTCACCGCATCTCTCATACTCTGTTTCTACTTTTCTGGctaattctattttcttttcatgtttTGATTGTTTGAGCTAACACTGTGTGGTTATTTGGGGAAAGTAGATCAGGTTTAGGTGAATTTCTTTGttctcttttccatttttatttatttgaaacaaGCATTTTTGTTGTGGTTGTACCATGTTTTAATTCGAATtcatctattttcttttcatgtttTACTGATTTCGTAAAATAGAGGCATTTTGATAcgtctctgttttttttttttgccttgTAGTGCTTGCTGTGATGACTGTAGACTAAGTAGTTGTTTTTCCTTGATCATGATTTGATGAGTTGCTATTAACTTGTGTTTTTGCTATCAACatttttatgagatttttGCTTCTGTTGCAACCATATTACCATATTTTTGCAGTAGATGATTCAATTGTATTAGATGTGAACTCATTTGAGAGATTGATTTTCCAATATTTGCTTTTGTTATAGGATTTGAACTTTTTGCAAGCttaattgttgatttgtttatAGAATTGGAAGTATTATCAGGAATTGGATGTCAACAAAACTTGGATTTGGGTTGCAGAATTTACCCCAAGAGAAGATGCCTCAACTTGTACAGATAATCAGGAAGAGGGATGAGCATTTGGCACAGGATGTCAATGAAATTGAGCTTGATATTGAGGCTCTTGATACGGAAACGCTGTGGGAACTTGATTGGTTTGTGACCAATTCGAAGAAGATGGTGAGCAAGACAAAGCGGCAAGCGTTGATGATGAACAACAATCCAACTGCTGGAGTTTCTATTCCCTCCAGTCCTGTTACTGATGCTGATGTGGTAAGTTAAATTCGCATCAagatttttgtcttttttgtGGTGTTTTCACTGTTTATTCATGTTGTTGGTAATGTTGTGTAGGGCGCATTGAGCGACAAGAATGATGATTGTGGCAAGATGATGAAACaaaatgatgaagaagatgtaTATATTGATGACGATATGCCAGCAACGAGTTTCCCTGTTGTTGTGGAGATTGAGTTTGTGAAAGAAGGTGTTGTTGGGCAGGAGAATGATGGTGTTGTTGGACAGGAGAATGATGGTAGAGGCAATGGCAGCAGTAGCTCAAGCAGTTCTGGCAGCTCAAGCAGCGATTCGTCATCCTCGAGTGGTATTGATACTGATTCTTCTTGCGTTTCTACATTGTGTTGGGGGTGAAAGTATGGAAAACGGAAACAGAAACAGATGTTCATTCGTTTGAGCTTGTTTTTTACAGATTCTGATTCAGGGAGTTCCTCTGGTAGTGAGTCCGACGCAGATGATTGACCAATTTGATGATTGaacttttatttgatgatTGAATTGGATGTCTGGCAGTTTTATTGCTTTTTCTTGCCTGTTAACTGTGATATCTCAACtttgttttagttcatttgatattttggctattgatatgtgaattataagtgtattttttagttgttgacattcgatattctcggtattgatatgtcaattgtaagtgttattttttagttgttgacattttaatacgagttgttgacattcgacattctcggtattgatatgtcaattataagtgttatttgttagttgttgacatttgatattctcgatattgaagaaatgttaaatgtacaattttttttattgttgttggaTGATTTATCAAGTATGAAAGGAACGGAAAATACGTAAAGAATTCTGCTTTTGAGGCAAATGTTACGtgtctctctcttttatttctccaaattaaagcatgaaatattttgcacTCTGATTGTTTGGTAATATTTCtcatttgaaaattagttgCTAAGATTTAGTTATCTCCCCTTTTTAATATCAACTATGCATGTCAACTACCTATATaatctatgtcaactacatatacaattaatGTTAACTACACACATATTATGTCAACTACTAGGTACAATTGATGTCAACTATGTCCCCAGTTGATGactactatatatacaatccatatcaactacacacatataatgtcaactacatatacaattcgtgtcaactatacacatataatgtcaactataagTTGTTAACATTTGATGCAGGctattgacatttgatgtgcaaGCTATTGACGATAATAcccctagttgacataaactacacgCTGTTGACATCGcacgaaaattatgaatgaGTGGCtgcatcaaatgtcaacaacttatagttgacattatatgtgtatagttgacatgattatGCCAACTAGGGGTATTATcgtcatttcatttctaaaatggcggaatatcgaatgtcaacaactcgtattaaaatgtcaacaactaaaaaataatacttataattcacatatcaatactgagaatatcgaatgtcaataactcgtattaaaatgtcaacaactaaaaaataacacttataattcacatatcaattgacatgtagttgacatggcttgaaagtgtagttgacatgacttataatttcgTGACGTAGTATCACGTATGGTTAACGTGAAAGTGCGATTGGCGATGCAtaattgttgacatggcttgtgcATGTAGTTGACGTAACATGCGTGTAGTTgtgtggttttttttttttttgaattttttacattaaaaaaaaaaaaaaaaattttaaaaatttaattttttttcaattttaaatttttttatgtcaactCTGTGAGTTGAtgacattttgaattattcgtAGTTGTTGACgttgatgtgtagttgacatggattgtacacgtagttgacattatatgtgtgtcgCGATTGATATGATATGGCTTgtcgtgtagttgacatgacatgcgtgtagttgacatggttgaaagtgtagttgacatgacttataattattgttgacatagcTTGTAGTGTAGTTGACGTAGACGAAAGTGTAGTTGGCGTAGCGTATAATTGTTGACGACactacgtgtagttgacatgacatGAAAGTGTAGCTGACATGTTACTTACTTTGAAATATCGCGAGCTTCCACCAACATACACTGAAATCTATTagtcaattaaaaatttaacaatttcGACACGAGATTCAATATCTCACAAATCTTATTGTTCCAATTTTTAGATCTGCAAATTCAATTCGaggaaaaatggtaaaattgaGATCTcaccaaaatcaacaaaagaaGTAGAAATCAATGCGGCGGCGAGCTCTCAGCATCCATCTCGAGATCGGGGCAAAAAGCGTCGCGTCTTGATTCCGAGAAGAAGATCGTTGAAATCAATGCTATCGGCGAATGACGCCTAAATCGGGGAACTCGCGTCGATCTCGGCCTTCCATTAGCCTTCCATCGAAGGCGAAATGTCAACATCTTGTCAACAACTTGTGTATAGTGTGACAACTAAAACAATTCTTGTAATTAAAAGATAACTACTATTTATGGctctgccacatcatcatcgtcatcatcaATATTGAGAGTCTTGCTTTTCACTCTATTCCTTACAAGATCAAGATGTTTTCCTCTTTCTCTCAAATAGATCAATATATGTTTCGAGACAGTATAAATCTTAGCTCGAGGCAAACgaggagagagaaattagatatggtaagatatcaAGACCAATAAAAAATCAGCCAGAATTAAGTAAGACAACAACTCCATCAGAACAATTTCAGCTcaagaataagaaaaacaatCCTTCAAAAATCCTCATTGAAAGAAGGAAACATTTGctagaaaaacagaaaaacacATTGACCATCActataaacaagaaaaagaacatTTTAATGCAGAAAAAATCGAATCTTAATAATTAGATTAGAGAGAGACAATTCGCTCTAAACTTTTCACACGCATAAGCACACACCTTCTGaatcaattcatcaaacaCCTGGAGAATACGATCGAGCTCCACCACCTGCGCCGCCCCCTTGCGGCTGGCTGGTAGCTCCAAAAACGGCTCCTGGCTCTCTTCACCTACTGCAGCACGGAGGGAAAGAGCTCCGGCCGGCGCCCTGCGGCGGCTCTTTGCTGCTTCGTGATCCCACCACGGCGACAACTCCTCCCTCGAAGCCTTCTCACTCTCGACGGCTTCACCGTCCCCACACCCCCGCCCAGCTCGATCCCCTCAAATTTGCCGTAAATCCTCACCGACCTCCAACCTTTGGAACAGCAGATGTAGGAAAAATCAGACCAGATCATCTCTCCTCCTCCAATTGGAACACAAAATCAGATGCGGAAGCTCGAGAATCCACCGAAATCACACTCTATCCCTTTGAGATTCTGGAAATTGATTTACGAACGAAGCGGTGCTCGTCTGACAACACATTGCAAGCCATAGGAGTCGGAATCGTGCTTTGACACGATCTACATCAACATCGGATTAGACAAATCGGGGATCGAAGCGATTAAGGTCTCTTCGTGTACACCTTCCACTTTTCCTCATCTCCGCCTTGCCAAGAGCTACTCCGATCTTCATCAACGGCGACCAATCACTCCTCAAAGAGAAGCCTCCGGCGGCGGTCTACCGCCTCTCTTCCTACCAATCTAGTCTTCCAGTTTTACTCTTCATTCGTCATTTAGATCGAAATGAGATTTTGAATGTTTacgttttgaattttgaagatcgagattttgagatgaagatttgaagattttggaAGAAGAGATTTTAGAGAAATTTAGAAATTGGTTTGAAATCAGTTTGGATGTTTCAcgctttttaattaaaattacaattttacccccttgttgacataatgttgtatttgttgacattttttgtttagcttgtggattagtggcccCATATTGTACAtctcattttctcaatttagctaaataatctcaacttTAACAagacctatatatatatatatatatatataggattgtgatccAGTTGAGATTTTTTGCACTAATTGAGGAGTGAGATGCATTATCaaccactcatttttattagatGAGTGGTCTGAATTTGCTGCATccccaaaaatattttgttaattaattgtgaAAGGATATAATggtaattttgtgttttaatgGTAACCTCCAGCGGCGGCATTTGCATTACGCTTTGGATGCTTTGgagaggcggaggcggagtTTCTGAGAGGTGGTTCTGGGCGGCGGCGGCCAGACTGTGAACCTCCAGCGGCGGCTCTAATTTAGAGACGGTGGTTTTATTGCTAATTGTTGGGAGTGGTAGTTTTATTTGctaattttggatttatttttggaatcaGCTGCAGAATTCCTGATTGATCcccaaaaattttctttttcgatGCAGATGAATCGTTCTGGGTTTTGAAGAAAAAGGGCCACTCCAACTCCGGGCTTCGGTTTCGATAATTGTGTGATTGAAgtgatttgttttatgaaataaGGCCgtaacataaataatataggtcgttgatatgaaaatattcgttgttgacattaattatttgtaaaatgttgttgttgacataatagttgacataaataacttttgctgttgacattaattatttgtaaaatgttgttgttgacataatagttgacataaataacttttgttgttgacatcgtagttgacataaataacgtttgcTGTTGACATCGGAAAAGTTGAAAACTCAGTAGATGTGTAATGAGCTACCTGTTTTACATTTCAAACTGTTCTTTTGAAACATGTggcaaaaaaattgttttttgttgattgctCCCCTGGATTCCTAAGTTTATTTGTTATACAACATATTTCATTGACTTTATTTTCACCCTTAACAACACTATCTCTCCTTCGctcttttttgaattttcatccTTTTACTAGCTATGTTGGTGTTACTGATAGTCTATGTGTAATTTAGGAAGCAGAGACTCTTCAGCTGAGTTTGGCAACAGCCTCCCAGGTCTACAAGCAAAGCACTTCTTCAGATAATGAAAACAGCTGATGAAGTATTGCACAATGATGATTTAAATGTCCAAATTGCAGTTGCATCTTGCTGTAATGAGCTTACCGGATAACTGCTCTGAATTCCCTTACGAAGATGATATAATGAGGGTATGAAGATGCAGTCAGTTATTCCATGTCTAAATATATACTCAAGATCACACCTTCTTATCTCATCCTTCTATTTGCACAAGCACCCCGTACTCTATTTTGTGTTTGCTGGTGACAGGAAATTTTCCAACTATATATGATTGCTTTTGAGCAATTATCTTTGCCAATCTGGCCGCAATTACTATAGGGCTTT
The nucleotide sequence above comes from Salvia hispanica cultivar TCC Black 2014 chromosome 5, UniMelb_Shisp_WGS_1.0, whole genome shotgun sequence. Encoded proteins:
- the LOC125189648 gene encoding transcription factor GTE2-like; this encodes MTATRWWQLDHVSAGRAATAGSRTPSPKVIGEGEMLIGDGELWEYFTKTGTRKLTLHVCLNLGVNRLIGNWMSTKLGFGLQNLPQEKMPQLVQIIRKRDEHLAQDVNEIELDIEALDTETLWELDWFVTNSKKMVSKTKRQALMMNNNPTAGVSIPSSPVTDADGALSDKNDDCGKMMKQNDEEDVYIDDDMPATSFPVVVEIEFVKEGVVGQENDGVVGQENDGRGNGSSSSSSSGSSSSDSSSSSDSDSGSSSGSESDADD